One segment of Panicum virgatum strain AP13 chromosome 1K, P.virgatum_v5, whole genome shotgun sequence DNA contains the following:
- the LOC120697725 gene encoding probable inactive nicotinamidase At3g16190 isoform X1: MGAANKWSDTAMLVIDMQKEFVDPAMSSLAFLAGGEAILPAVTQAVELARERGIFVVWVVREHDPDGRDVELFRRRFYSGGKGPAMKGSQGAEMADGLVIKEEDYKLVKTRFSSFFATNLDSVLKTSGIKNLVVVGVQTPNCVRQTVFDAVALDYEKVTVIVDATAAASPEIQMANVRDMKNIGVETPTLEDWSRQA, from the exons ATGGGGGCTGCCAATAAGTGGAGCGACACTGCCATGCTCGTCATCGACATGCag AAGGAGTTCGTAGACCCGGCAATGAGCAGCCTGGCGTTCCTGGCCGGCGGGGAGGCCATCCTCCCGGCCGTTACCCAGGCCGTCGAACTTGCGCGGGAGCGCGGTATCTTCGTTGTCTGG GTTGTGAGAGAGCATGACCCTGATGGTAGGGACGTTGAGCTCTTTCGCCGGCGCTTCTACTCCGGGGGAAAGGGCCCCGCGATGAAAGGTTCCCAAGGCGCAGAGATGGCTGATGGGCTTGTCATCAAAGAAGAGGACTACAAGCTGGTGAAAACAAGGTTCAGCTCTTTCTTTGCCACAAACCTGGATTCTGTCCTCAAAACTTCAGGGATCAAGAACCTGGTTGTTGTTG GGGTTCAAACACCAAATTGTGTCCGGCAGACTGTCTTTGATGCTGTCGCACTTGACTATGAGAAAGTTACGGTTATTGTGGATGCAACAGCTGCTGCTAGCCCAGAAATCCAAATGG CAAACGTCAGAGACATGAAGAACATTGGGGTGGAGACACCAACCTTGGAAGACTGGAGTCGTCAGGCTTGA
- the LOC120697725 gene encoding probable inactive nicotinamidase At3g16190 isoform X2 — MGAANKWSDTAMLVIDMQKEFVDPAMSSLAFLAGGEAILPAVTQAVELARERGIFVVWVVREHDPDGRDVELFRRRFYSGGKGPAMKGSQGAEMADGLVIKEEDYKLVKTRFSSFFATNLDSVLKTSGIKNLVVVGVQTPNCVRQTVFDAVALDYEKVTVIVDATAAASPEIQMGIYNLCVAQQTSET, encoded by the exons ATGGGGGCTGCCAATAAGTGGAGCGACACTGCCATGCTCGTCATCGACATGCag AAGGAGTTCGTAGACCCGGCAATGAGCAGCCTGGCGTTCCTGGCCGGCGGGGAGGCCATCCTCCCGGCCGTTACCCAGGCCGTCGAACTTGCGCGGGAGCGCGGTATCTTCGTTGTCTGG GTTGTGAGAGAGCATGACCCTGATGGTAGGGACGTTGAGCTCTTTCGCCGGCGCTTCTACTCCGGGGGAAAGGGCCCCGCGATGAAAGGTTCCCAAGGCGCAGAGATGGCTGATGGGCTTGTCATCAAAGAAGAGGACTACAAGCTGGTGAAAACAAGGTTCAGCTCTTTCTTTGCCACAAACCTGGATTCTGTCCTCAAAACTTCAGGGATCAAGAACCTGGTTGTTGTTG GGGTTCAAACACCAAATTGTGTCCGGCAGACTGTCTTTGATGCTGTCGCACTTGACTATGAGAAAGTTACGGTTATTGTGGATGCAACAGCTGCTGCTAGCCCAGAAATCCAAATGG GCATTTACAATCTATGTGTTGCCCAGCAAACGTCAGAGACATGA